CCGGTGGGCCGCGGGTCGGCGTGCCGGTCCCGGTCGCGCCGGAGGACGCCCCGGGCATGCTGCCCCCGAGCTGAGCAAGCCTGATAAAGCCGAAAGCCGAATCCCTACAAGGGGTTCGGCTTTCGTGCTGGTTCCGGTCCGGCGTCGGGTTACGGGCCGACCCGCGGCGGGTTGGCGTCGGCGATGTTCACGATGAAGCAGTTGGTGCCGCCGAAGCCCAGCACCCCCACGCTCTGGCACCGCTCGAAGTTGCCGTCCGGTCCCACCGGTCCGTCACAGATCTCTCCGCCGCCCCACGGAGTCCAACCGGCCTGACATCCCGCGTTCGCCGGCGCTGCGAACGCCAGCCCGCTGGCCCCCAGCGCCGCGACCAGCAGTGCGATCCGCGTCTTCACTGTTCACCTCTCCTCGACGTCGCCACATCGTCCAGGTCATCGGCTCGGCCGACTCGCGTGGCGTTATCTCAAGGTTATTCGGTTGTGACCGGAAGGGAATCGGGGATTTCCCCACACCTGCTGCGAGTTGCCGAGCCGCACTGCGGTTTCCCCACTGCGATGTCGTCGCC
The window above is part of the Mycolicibacterium hassiacum DSM 44199 genome. Proteins encoded here:
- a CDS encoding CDGP domain-containing protein; the encoded protein is MKTRIALLVAALGASGLAFAAPANAGCQAGWTPWGGGEICDGPVGPDGNFERCQSVGVLGFGGTNCFIVNIADANPPRVGP